CTCTTTGATTTAGCTTCCGTGGTTGCCGTCAACCCAAATGTGATTCTTTTTCTGCTAAACCCAGTAACGCCCCATCAAATTGCTTTGCACGTAAGCTTAATCTCCGGAACCTGAAACGCGGTCAGCCGATCCCTCCATGGATTACGCCTCCTGCCGTCATCAAAAAAGGACGTAGGCACAACCCCAACTTTAGCGGCCATCAATCGGCAGCAAACTTCATCAGCTAGGCTGTAACTCAACTCAAATCGAGTAGAGCTGGTATTCGGAGAGGTTTGCACTCTCCGAGTCGAACAACAAATTTTGTACCCAACTGTCTCATCGTTAAAGGCCCCAGCGGAATCAACCACTGGGGCCTTAACATTGATCGCGTTTAGCATTGCTATCGCCGGTTAGTCCACCAAAGCACCAGCAGTGTCACAACGCTACTCCCCAGCTTGTAACTCATGCCGTTCCAGAACTGACTCAACGGGTTCCCTCGTTGCGATCCGGCCAGTTTGCGCAGGTCAAAGCGTCGTGGCTGGTAGACATGCCTACGGCTGTGAGCCTTCCTAGGACGATTCCGGTTAGGCTTACTCATGCGGCGAGCTCCTGTGCGTCGTGGCGAGGGGAGCCCTCCCCCCCAACTGGTTTCGTAGGCCATGAGGTTGGGGTGCAGGGCTCCCTTTGTCGTTTATTGCGACGGAGTCTAACGGGTACTCAGGCTGCGTGTCCGGTGGGGACTGCAATCCGCTCACATGCCCCAGCGTCGAGTGTGGAAAATACGACGCTGTAGCCCCTACGCAAGTGTCTATTTCCGATTCTTTACTCACAGACCCGGAGAGGTAGCCGTACTTGGTTTGCCGCGGGTCTACAAGGATGAGGGCTCGACGCTCCTCAGGTACGCCAGGCAACGGCCGGGCTCCCTGAGCTATCGCCAGATCTGGCAGCTGCTGACCGCGTTCGGCGGCCTCCATGGGATCGGCACCGTACGAACCACTGACGGCGAGCCACTGAGCAATGCGCGGCCATCGGCGTGGTCATTGGGGGTGGACAGTTGTCGACATGCTCTCCGCACACGGCACCACAGTGTGCATCGCCGGCCCGGGGTTACACCGGTTACAGCGGGTCGACGGTGAAAAGGCGCCGGTCGAGGTCCAGATGCACAGTGCCGCCGTTCTGCTCGCGCAGCTGGCGCCAGGCGGTGTAGCCGGTGAGGATGGCGTGCTCCCAGTCCGCGGCGCGGCAGACGCTGACCTCGAGGTGTGCGGTCATGTGCGCGATGGTGGTGAGGAGTTCGTTGTCGATGTGCTTGATGTCGGCGAAGTAGCGGTGGCGCGCGGCGTAGGAGAAGACGAGGGCTGAGATGCCTTCCTCGATGGCGATGGCGCGGCCGCCGTCTTCGGCTTCGTCGACGGCAGGGTCGCTTTTGCGTTTGCGGCTGAGGAGGAAGCGGGTGACGGGGGACCAGCCGAGGACGGCAGCGTGGGCGAGGTGGAAGGCGTCGTGGAAGCGGTAGTTGTCCTCGATGTGGGAGGCGCTGGTGAGGGGGTCGCCTGCGGGGGTTCCGTCTTCTCGGGTGAGGACGATGACGGTGCGGCCGTCGTCTCGGGTGGGGGTGAAGGTGAGGGTGGTTTGGCGCGGGAGGCGCTCGTGTTCGGGGAAGTGTTCGTCGAAGCGGGTGTGTTCGGTGTCGGGGGTGGTGCGCCAGCGGTCTTTGGTCTTTTCCAG
This genomic interval from Streptomyces dengpaensis contains the following:
- a CDS encoding nucleoside triphosphate pyrophosphohydrolase family protein, with the translated sequence MDFQRYQQAAIKTLQPPAEDTDPVLVPLLGLAGEVGSLTTAYKKHLRDGPAYEQGKHQLREELGDVLWYIAALAHRFDLDLDDIATASLEKTKDRWRTTPDTEHTRFDEHFPEHERLPRQTTLTFTPTRDDGRTVIVLTREDGTPAGDPLTSASHIEDNYRFHDAFHLAHAAVLGWSPVTRFLLSRKRKSDPAVDEAEDGGRAIAIEEGISALVFSYAARHRYFADIKHIDNELLTTIAHMTAHLEVSVCRAADWEHAILTGYTAWRQLREQNGGTVHLDLDRRLFTVDPL